ATCCACCTTATCAAGGTAGAAGGCTTAAGTATAATTACTGACGGTAACCATGTGTATACGCCAGGTTATGTTTATGATGGAAATATTACTTATGATAGAACAAAAACAGGCGCGGATTTTAAAATGGGGCAAAAACTAAAAGATTCTTTTGTTTTTGAATTTGAAAATGTCTATTTAAATCCGAACCATAACCCGGAGATAAAGCAGGCCACGCTAAAAGTTACCTTATTCGGGAAGGATAAGGAAAAGGAATTGGCTCAACTCCCTGCGTTCGTTCGTATAGCCAAAAATGTAAATACCATTGAATACTTCCACATTAATCCTTCCTTTCTGTATAATTCAGGAGTAGTCAAACTTTCCTGGAAATGCCGCAATATAAGTGAATACAGTATCCATTATGCAGATGGTGGTGAAGTTGATATTGTAGGTTCTGAAGTTCTTCCTGAAATAGATGATAATGGCGTTTGCGAAGGAATAAACCTGCCAATAAAAATTGTTGACACTTCCGAAGAGGCAACACATATTTATTTGAAGACTTCCAAAGGGGAACAGGTCGCCAAAGAAATTAACAAAAGAAAAATCATTACTCCTAAAACTGGTTGGAATACCACTGCTTTGTCACAAATTGTGAAGAAAAAAAAGGAAATAAGCGAAATACTGCAATTGATAGGGAATGAATATGATTACAAAATCTGGACATTGGGGAGGTACAAAAAAGAAGGATCTATTCGACTTTGGCAATCAAATACAGGAGGCACGGACGATTGGGAACCAGTGGGCGAGGAAGCAGCAGCGATCGAAAAAGAAGAAGGAAAACCCATTCGACTTCGGCAATCTAATACAGAAGGCACGGGAAATTTGGAACCAGTGGGCGAGGGCGGATCTGCCATCATAATTGAGGAAGCGGATCTTCACCGGCCTTCGGTATTCTATGCCAGTGCAAAAAATGAGCCTGCCAGGCTTTATTTTATTGGGGGAAGTTTACTCGAGATCCGCAGTGAAAGCGCCTCCAACCAGTTATGTAGTTATGATGTGGATGTATCCAGAAAAATCAAGAATCGGAGACAAGAGCACGAGCCGATAAAAGGGGATCCCATCATGGGACATTCCTGTGTTGTTTTTCCTGATGCTAATGGAATCGACAATATTTGGGTGATAGGCGGACTGGATGAATTCGGAAACGGGCTCAATGAAGTCAAACGGTGGGACGGTAAACAATGGCACCAGGAAACGACCCCTGAAGGATTTCCCGCAAGGTGCCAGTTTTCGGCGACCGTTTTAAGGGATGCTTCAGCCCCGGAAGACATGGATAAAATGGAGATCTGGATCGGAGGAGGTTTTGAAGCCTTTGAAGGAAATCCGGTAAGGGATATATGGAAGTACAGTAAAACGAAGAATGGGTGGTCGTGGGGGCAGGTTTTCGATATTGAAAAAAGATCACCCATGACCATTTGTGAGCATTCTAAATGGCTCGTCGCTGCGGCCCTTATCTCCATGGAAGGGAAAATATTCCTTACGTATGTCACCAAAAATCAGGATGGCCGGGAAATTGCTCATTGCTGGATTGTCTTCGACAATGAATATAAAACCGGAGACATAACCAGAGAAGGTTACAGAAAGGGGGCACCTGGAGGTAGCCCATCTGTTGGATGGGATAATATCCTTTTAGGCGGGGGAAACTCCTATTGCCTCCAAACACTCGGGTTCAATGGTTGCGTATGGCTCATCGCCCAGCAAGATAGTAAACAGGATTATATTAACCTTTCAAAAATGTATTATTTAGTTCCGGAACAAACAAATAAAAATTCCTAACAAATAATAACTCACAATATGAAAATATTTAAAAAATCTGGTCAGATTCGTTCTTTTATCCTCCTTTTTTTGCTGCTCAGCCTTTCTACCTTAGAGGCTCAGGATGTGAAAGTGATGACCTTATTGTCAGATAAAGAGGTCACCGTGTCCAAGCCAGCACCGGACAAGGTATCTCAAAAAGATTACGATGGATTATTCATAAAAGGAGAAGAAAAGAATGGAAGTGTTAGTTATGAAAACCTGAGCTACCTGCAATTCAACCTGGGTAATATGCCGAACCATGCTCAAATCAAATCGTTAACGCTGCGGATTTATTTAAAGGAAGCAGTGGGTTCTAAAACCCAATCGGTTAAGGTTTATCCCCTTGATGCTCAGAAGGTTTGGAGTGACTTCAGTTGGGAAACACGGCCCGACAGTGGAGATAACATCCCTATAGGAAAAAGAAAGGCGATTGGGCTCAAGGACGTAAGCCCAAAGCAACGGGATTCAGGCACAGATTTTAAGTTCAATATCAAAGATCCGATTATCAATTCCAAAATGGCTGCCCGTGGTCTGATTTCACTGCTGCTGGCTGCAAGTAAGGAAGATTACGAATATTACGCTGCACGAACAGCGCAGGAAGATGGGTATGCCTATCAGCCCAAATTGATCATTGAATACTCCATAGACTCCCATTTGGCGCTGGGTAATTGGGCACAAATGAAACAAGACCCCCAGCACAGTGGCCAGCAAACCTGGGCATCTAATGTCACACCGGATTTGGTAAAAGCCAGGAAAATCATTGAAGGCACGAATCAATTTTCTTACACAAAGGTAAATCCTGTCATCTATGATGGTCAATTGATTTGTGCCGTTCAACAGACAGGTACTGGTAATGGTAATGTCGAAGGCAACTATTTGCATCGTTATGCTTTGACTTCAACCGGGGAACGCTTAAACCCTGAAAGCCCAAGATTGAGTGATATTGTAAAACACCAACCTGTGGTGGGTCCAAAGAAACAACTCTATTGTATTCTTGGTAAAGCGGCTACTACATTGGTCGAGTTGGATTTAGAAAACAACTTCGAAGAAAAAAAACGCTTTACCACAGAACCGGTCACTGCCACGCCGGTGGTGGGCATTGACGGCAGTTTATACTTGTCTACTAAAGGAGGGCTCTATGCCTACACCCCTGATTTTAAGATCAAATGGAAATATGCTCCACTTACAAATTTAAAAAATCATCATTTCGGAAGCCTGGCACTCAGTAAAGATGAGCAGAAGGCTTATGTTGTTTTTGGGGATGATAACAAACTTGTGGTGCTGGACACCAGGGATGGGACAGTCCTTAAAAGTTCAGAAGAAATATTTTCAATTAAGATTGAAGGTGACGAAACAAAAATCCCGGTTCCTGCTGTGGATGTAAAAACGGGAAAGGTCGTGGTGCTTGATGGGTTCAGAACAGGAAAGCAATTGACCGTTTTCAATATTGACGGTAATCTGGTGAAAACCTATGATGGTTGTGGTAAGTCAAGCGAATGTTTTTCTCAGCCGGTCATCACAAACGGAAACGCTTATTTTATCCAAAATGGAGCCCTGATGAAGCTTGATTTAGCAATAATGAACCTTGTTTCAGTAGGAGGCACTTCCCTGAACCCGGCCAGTACGCTTGCTGCGGATAAAAACGGAAATGTTTATGTACTCAATACAACCGGTAAAGCTGCTGATTTGACGATTTACAATAAGGGTGATGGCACAGTAAAAACAACTCCGTTGAATGAGCTGAATGATGCTAATTTAACTGGCAACCGCCTGTTATTGGCACCTGATGGCAACCTGGTCATTGGCAATGATAATTTCGTAGCCCTCGTTCAACCGGTATCATTTGTGGGGGATGTAACGACCTTGTCGATCACTTCTGTTCCTGAAGACCAAAAAGTGTATCGTACCATCAATGCCATTGAGGTCGGAGCAGTAGTTCATAAAAGCCCTAACAATACGATCCTTTATGCCGGAAAATCTATTTCCTTCAAACCCGGCTTCAGCGTTGAAAGCGGTGCTAAGCTGACGTGTAATATCGGGAATTGGAAGGTAAAGAAGAAATCGCTTTCAATTGGAGATTCATACGCAGGAGGCATTATAGTCCACTTAACCGGGGATGGACATGGTTTGGTAGCAGTCCCGGAAGTTTGGACTAAAACCAATTGGTTAGCTGGAATGGGCATTTGTAATACTTTGAATTATGATGGATACACCGATTGGCGAATGCCCTCTAAAGAGGAGCTGAACCTGATATATGAAAATTTATTTAAGGCCAACCTTGGAAATTTTGTTCCTGAAGAATATTGGAGCTCGGAGGTGTCTGGAGGACGTGTCATGAAACAAAATTTTGCAAATGGTGCTCAGGAGTATACTGATGATAAAGATAGGATCTCTCATCACGTTCGCCCGGTTAGGTCATTTTAAAAAATGCCTGGTGGTCAAATTTTAATAGAAAAATACTTTTTTAAAAGAATAAAAAATGAATACAATGAAAAATACTATTAAAAAAAATAACCTAAACACCTCTTTTGTTACATTCCTTTTCTTATTACTCTTTTTGGGAAGCAGCCAGTGGCTGCTAGCACAGCCATTACTTATTGACGAAAATAAAGTACAAATCAATTTCCCATTGGAAGTCAATAAAACTTCCACTTTTGATGGCCCTTTGATTGTAAACAAAAGTGCGACTTTTAAGGAAGACTTAACGGCATCAGGGAGTTCAACTTTCACTGGCAAATTAACGGCATCAGGGAGTACGACTTTCACTGGTGAATTAATTGCATCAGGGAGTTCGTCTTTCACTGGCAAATTAACGGCATCAGGGAGTACGACTTTCACTGGCAATGTAGGTATAGGGACGACTGACCCTGGGGGATACAAACTTAACGTCAATGGCCCTGTATTTGCCAGTGGATTTAACATGAGCAACAAGATTAAATTGGATATCCATAATGGTGATCCTATCATTACTTTTTCTCACGCAGGTATTGCAAGAATAGGAGGAGCAACTAGAGGTCTGGGAATCTGGGGTGGCGAAAAGGCCAGCAAAGACGATACACCAGCATTGTTTATTAATCCAGACAATCTTGTTAGTATCGGATTTACGGTATTTACCCCCCAGGAAGCACAATTGCATGTTGCCGGACCCGCGGCAGTTTATGGTAGTGAGTTAGCTGGTTTAATATTTAAAAATTCAGGGGGGGATATGTGGAAAAGGGTTTATGTTAAAAACAGAGAATACAGAAAAATAAGTATTTTAGCCGAAGGGGATATTATTACAAAAACGGGACTTTTTACGACCTCGGATATCCGAATAAAAAAGAACATCAGCCTAACCTCAACACTAAAAGACCTGCAAAGCCTGAAGGCCATAGAAATTGTCAATTACGAAATGATCGATGATATTGCCGACAACAGAAGCTATAAAAAAGTCATTGCCCAGCAGCTCGAAGAGGTCTATCCAATAGCAGTTCAACAGGCGACACAAGGTTTTATTCCCAGCGTATTTCAGCCATCCATTTCCTTCGATAAGATCACCACAGGTGAATACCAGTTGGTAGTGGCAAAAGAACATCATTTGGCTGTAAATGATAAGCTTGATTTGAAATGTTATCCTGGCAACAGCAGTGTAATAGCAGAAGTAATCAGGGTTATATCCCCCAAGGAGTTTGTAGTCCAATCCACTACCGAACTCGATAATATGGAATCCATTTTTGTCTATGGAAAACAAGTGGACGACCTTTTAAGTGTCGATTACGATGCCATTTCCATGCTCAACGTCTCCGCTACCCAGGAGCTGGCCAAACAAACGGAGCAGTTGCAAGCCGAAAACCAGGCACTCACGGCGCGTGTCGCGGAACTGGAAAAACAATTGGAAAGCATGGATGAGTTGAAAGCGAGTGTGGCGCAGTTGCAGGCGATGATGCAGGACAAGACGGCTGTGAATTCCAGTGCAATTTTTGGGAAAGAATAAGCCGTTTTGGCACAACGAAGAATTATATTTTTAATCTTATAAAATTATTATCATGGCAAAAGTAAGAGTTGAAACAAGTTTTACCTTACGACAATTAATAGATTCCCCTCAGTTAAATCTAACGGTTGATACCTACTCCCCAGGGCTAGCCATAGGTCAGATCATTAGCAGGCTTAACGAGGTATTTAATATTGGGTTTGAGTTCGATGGCAGTAATGTTTATTTAAACACAAATGAATTGGATGACAAATTCGTAATGATAACTGTTCTATTACCTGAAGAAAATGACCAAATTAACGGTGGGAATCTAAGGAGGGCTATACTTTAATCAGGTTTCTTAGTAGAGCAGGAGTCATCCGAATTTAGCCTTTTAGATGACTCCTGGTTGTTTACCCTCAATGTTTACTTAGGGATAAAACTATAGCTACTTTTTTCCTGGCTAAGGACTCCGGGGGGAACTTTTAGCTATTCACTCACTTTAAAAATAAAAATGATGACCGATTTAGAAAAATATTTAAAGGAACGATACACAGCTGAAACGATACAAATTTCGCAAAAAATTGCCATAGTTGGGACCGATAAAGAGGGCTTCTCTCCGCTTCTAACACTTTATGAAAAACTTTCAGATCAAAATCCAAATTGCTTGAGTGCATATCTTTTAAAAGAGAAAGAACCGAAATGGACTAAACCGTTGAATGACCTATGGTTAAAGCAAACCTTAGCCATAGAAATTTTAGATACCTTCTATATAGCTCATCCGGCAATTAATGATGCATTAAAAATTGCATCAGCAGAAGGCCAAGTGAAAGTTAATTTGAAAACTTTCTCTAAGAACTATAAGGGTTACAAAAACGATTCTTATGATGAAGTGTTGTCCTTGATTAATGCTGAATTCGTAAATTTTGAAGAATCCAAAATACCTATTGCCGGTAATGATTTTGCCGGGATTCTTACACGCAATAACTTTTAAAGGCTCATAAAAGGATAAGCAGTGCTATGAGATTTAATAACCGACCCTATGGAGGATTCTAATCCTGTGTTCTTTTTTCTGGATCTCTCCTCATGAACGGAATAAACCTGCTCGTCCGCTTTTTATAGGCTTCATAATCCGCATGGCCTTCGTATTTCTTTTCCATCATAGGTACCCCTGAAACGAAAAGAATGAGCAAGGTGATCATCAATGGACCCATGAGGCCAAAGGTACCCCATGGCGAATTCAGGGCGATCAACCCTATGCCCCACCACAACACCACTTCTCCAAAATAATTGGGATGGCGGGTGTATTGCCAAAGGCCGGATTGAATGATCTTTCCCTTGTTCAAAGGGTCTTTTTTAAACCGGACCAATTGGGCATCGCCGATGGCTTCGAAATAAAAACCGATAATCCACAACCCTATGCCGATATAGTCGAGCAGGTTTAATTCCGGTTGAGAATGCGTAGCCACAATCATTACCGGAGCCATGATCACCAGCAGCAGAAACCCCTGAAGCAGGTAAACCTGCAGGTAAGACCTAATGAAAAAAGATTTGCCCCAGTCTTTGCGCCATTGCAGGTATCGAAAATCTTCCGTTTTGCCTTTGTTTCTAATGAAAATATGGATGGCCAGCCTGACGCCCCAAAGGAATATCAGACTGTATAATAACAGTGCCCTGGAAGTAGGTTCTCGGGTGAAAAAATAAAAACCGCACAGCAGAATATACCCTAGTCCCCAGGCGATATCGGCCACATCATTCCTTTTGATGATAATGGAGATCACGAACCACAGGGTAGCGTAAATGAAGATCAGTAGAGCGGATTGTAACATTATTTCAACCATTTCAATGAACCATTTTTACGATGTAAAATCCCGCGACACTGACCACTGCAGTAAGCACGGCGCCCCAGGTAATATCGATAAAAACGATTTTGATCGGCCAGTCTTTCAGTGTGGCGAGATTGGTCAGATCATAAGTGGCATAGGTGAAAAAGCCAAACAAAGCGCCCAGCAAGATGGCCTGGCCGAGGGACTCTTTTTGCACCGCCGGGTAAATGGCAAAAATGGAAATACCGATGATGAACAACAGGTAGAAAATAATGGCGGCTGTCCAGTTGACTTTATCCGACAAAAAATTGCCCAAATGTTTTTGATACAAGTCTTTGGCGATGAGCCCCAACCAAAGCATATCTACAGCGAAGAATACGATGGCTGTTAGCAGGTAACTTAACATGATTTTGGTAATGTTTTCCATGGCAATGCTGAATTTTAAAAGAAAACTATGCGAAATCAAAGATTCTCGAACACCCGGTTTTTCATAATAGTTTGTGGGTAGAAGGAAGCGGTATCCCCCACCGTCCTGCGTCAGGATACAGGGATGGTTTAAATTAATTAATCACCCCACGTGTAACCACGTTATTTCCTGGTCAAAGGTAGTTTATAATAAGCAATTTTTATATCAATCCCTGCGTCATCTCTGGCTTGTTTATCCTTGATGAAAGATAAGCCTGCAGGCCCTGCCAACCTGTTTGCCAGACACAAACAAATAGCATCCACGATGTCATCCTTTTTTACATCCTTCCTTTGGGTGTTCCCCAGGATATCATGGTAAAGGGGAGAAATTTCAGGATCGTATTTTTCCAGAATAGCCAATCGATCCTTTATGCCTTCGTTTTTTGATTTTTTAGTGAGCAAAACCTGTTGAGGTGGGTTTAAATATTTGAAACAAAGTTCGGGATGGCTTTCATAAATCTCCAATTGCCTGTTGCCTTTCAAAAGAAAGTCGTCGACCTCTTTTATTTTGCTGCTGATAAAAAAGGATTGAATGGATAGGCTCTTACCTTCTGTTTTTTGGTTTATTGATTTGGCAGACTCATAATCTGTAAATTTTAAAGCTTCCCGGCAAGGCGGATTAAAAACGGTTGATTGCCTTCCCGGCAACTCCTTCCGTAATGAACTTTCAACAGTCCTGATAAAATCATCAGAACTCAATCCGATGGGAATATCGATAAAGATTCTTTGGAGGTCGGAGTGAGCACCGATCAACCCGGTAAAATTTTCGTGGACGGCATAAGTATAACGATCATTATCGTATTTGATCATCAGCCAGCCTTTTTTGCATCCATCCACCCCTGCAATAGCCATTTTATTCTTTTATTGTTTAACGATTTTGAAGACTTTATCGTCCCCTTTACCTGTCAGGAAAAAAAATATTTCCGGAGGTAGTTAAGAAAGGTCAAAGGTAATTGACCGTCCATGAAACAAACTCTTTTCCTTGAGTATTTATGCGAATCAAGGGTTGAACCCACTTCGGGGTTCTTTTATATTTTATTGAAAATAAACTGATTATACCCGTGGTTATTCATATTTAATCCTTTCAGGATAAAATGTTCGATAGGACATTAAAGTAAATAACCCTCCCGACCGTTGGTACGTTATGTCATTGCATTCCATGTGTGAAACTCACGGGGGTGATGATCACCAGCAGCAGTAATGCCTGAAGCAGGTAAACCTGCAGATAAGACCGTATGAAAAAGGATTTGCCCCAGTCTTTGCGCCATTACAGGTATCGGAAATCCTCGGTTTTACCTTTATTCCTGATGAAAATATGTGTGGTCAACCGAAGACCCAAAGAAAAATCAGGCGTAACCTTCAGGCCTTTCAAATTGAAATTTTGAAGCATCCAGCTCCATTATTTTTCGGAAGGTGTCGCTGGTCCTGATGAAATATTCTATGTCAAAGAATTTTTTTCCTGTGGTTCGTTCCTCTATAAACCCGAACCAGTTTAAAAATCGTGAAAAGACTCTTGTATGGATACAATTTTGAGTATATTTTTCCGCCGAATGGTATAAGCTACGGGGTTCGATAGCCTCTAAAATAAAGGGGAACGCCAAAAGGTATTTTTCGACATAAAACTGCAAGTTTCTTTCTTCTTTGCCATATTGGAGTAACAGATAGAGCAGATACCCGAAAGTATTCTGAATATGCCCGTTGTCCTCGTATAAGTCGTGATATTCCCAATTAAATTTTTGATAGTAGGTCTGGAAAATGGCTCTAAAAAGCAAGTCCGGTTTGTCCAGTAATTTTTTGCCTTTGGCCGTCAGCGAAACCTTACCATGCCGCTTTTTTGTGATGCCGGCCAGGTCTGCGATGATGCGGACAGTTTGGAGCACTATACTGTCAGATTCTTTGTTCAATTTTACAGTACCTTTTTCGATATGGCCTTCATTAATAATGCCTAATGCGTAGAGGTCCTTGCATGTTTTTACCTGTAAATTGCCTTTAGGAGTCAGCTTCATCTGCCCGGCTTCCTCAACCATTTTCAAGTAGGCGGTTATCAGTTTAAAAAAGGGCACTTCCTGGGTAAAAACGTTTTTGTCGACAGGCACTTTCCATTGGATGGGAGAAACATCCTCGAAAGGCTGGTATAAAATGTGGTGCATGTCCTGGGGCGAAAGATTGTCAATTTCAGGCATGGGTTGACGATTTTCAAACGCCATGAATGCCTCTAAT
This sequence is a window from Lewinellaceae bacterium. Protein-coding genes within it:
- a CDS encoding DUF1566 domain-containing protein; the encoded protein is MKIFKKSGQIRSFILLFLLLSLSTLEAQDVKVMTLLSDKEVTVSKPAPDKVSQKDYDGLFIKGEEKNGSVSYENLSYLQFNLGNMPNHAQIKSLTLRIYLKEAVGSKTQSVKVYPLDAQKVWSDFSWETRPDSGDNIPIGKRKAIGLKDVSPKQRDSGTDFKFNIKDPIINSKMAARGLISLLLAASKEDYEYYAARTAQEDGYAYQPKLIIEYSIDSHLALGNWAQMKQDPQHSGQQTWASNVTPDLVKARKIIEGTNQFSYTKVNPVIYDGQLICAVQQTGTGNGNVEGNYLHRYALTSTGERLNPESPRLSDIVKHQPVVGPKKQLYCILGKAATTLVELDLENNFEEKKRFTTEPVTATPVVGIDGSLYLSTKGGLYAYTPDFKIKWKYAPLTNLKNHHFGSLALSKDEQKAYVVFGDDNKLVVLDTRDGTVLKSSEEIFSIKIEGDETKIPVPAVDVKTGKVVVLDGFRTGKQLTVFNIDGNLVKTYDGCGKSSECFSQPVITNGNAYFIQNGALMKLDLAIMNLVSVGGTSLNPASTLAADKNGNVYVLNTTGKAADLTIYNKGDGTVKTTPLNELNDANLTGNRLLLAPDGNLVIGNDNFVALVQPVSFVGDVTTLSITSVPEDQKVYRTINAIEVGAVVHKSPNNTILYAGKSISFKPGFSVESGAKLTCNIGNWKVKKKSLSIGDSYAGGIIVHLTGDGHGLVAVPEVWTKTNWLAGMGICNTLNYDGYTDWRMPSKEELNLIYENLFKANLGNFVPEEYWSSEVSGGRVMKQNFANGAQEYTDDKDRISHHVRPVRSF
- a CDS encoding tail fiber domain-containing protein codes for the protein MKNTIKKNNLNTSFVTFLFLLLFLGSSQWLLAQPLLIDENKVQINFPLEVNKTSTFDGPLIVNKSATFKEDLTASGSSTFTGKLTASGSTTFTGELIASGSSSFTGKLTASGSTTFTGNVGIGTTDPGGYKLNVNGPVFASGFNMSNKIKLDIHNGDPIITFSHAGIARIGGATRGLGIWGGEKASKDDTPALFINPDNLVSIGFTVFTPQEAQLHVAGPAAVYGSELAGLIFKNSGGDMWKRVYVKNREYRKISILAEGDIITKTGLFTTSDIRIKKNISLTSTLKDLQSLKAIEIVNYEMIDDIADNRSYKKVIAQQLEEVYPIAVQQATQGFIPSVFQPSISFDKITTGEYQLVVAKEHHLAVNDKLDLKCYPGNSSVIAEVIRVISPKEFVVQSTTELDNMESIFVYGKQVDDLLSVDYDAISMLNVSATQELAKQTEQLQAENQALTARVAELEKQLESMDELKASVAQLQAMMQDKTAVNSSAIFGKE
- a CDS encoding DUF1295 domain-containing protein, with amino-acid sequence MVEIMLQSALLIFIYATLWFVISIIIKRNDVADIAWGLGYILLCGFYFFTREPTSRALLLYSLIFLWGVRLAIHIFIRNKGKTEDFRYLQWRKDWGKSFFIRSYLQVYLLQGFLLLVIMAPVMIVATHSQPELNLLDYIGIGLWIIGFYFEAIGDAQLVRFKKDPLNKGKIIQSGLWQYTRHPNYFGEVVLWWGIGLIALNSPWGTFGLMGPLMITLLILFVSGVPMMEKKYEGHADYEAYKKRTSRFIPFMRRDPEKRTQD
- a CDS encoding DUF2177 family protein produces the protein MENITKIMLSYLLTAIVFFAVDMLWLGLIAKDLYQKHLGNFLSDKVNWTAAIIFYLLFIIGISIFAIYPAVQKESLGQAILLGALFGFFTYATYDLTNLATLKDWPIKIVFIDITWGAVLTAVVSVAGFYIVKMVH
- a CDS encoding DUF429 domain-containing protein — encoded protein: MAIAGVDGCKKGWLMIKYDNDRYTYAVHENFTGLIGAHSDLQRIFIDIPIGLSSDDFIRTVESSLRKELPGRQSTVFNPPCREALKFTDYESAKSINQKTEGKSLSIQSFFISSKIKEVDDFLLKGNRQLEIYESHPELCFKYLNPPQQVLLTKKSKNEGIKDRLAILEKYDPEISPLYHDILGNTQRKDVKKDDIVDAICLCLANRLAGPAGLSFIKDKQARDDAGIDIKIAYYKLPLTRK